The Punica granatum isolate Tunisia-2019 chromosome 4, ASM765513v2, whole genome shotgun sequence genome has a window encoding:
- the LOC116204423 gene encoding light-harvesting complex-like protein 3 isotype 1, chloroplastic yields the protein MDRSKHVEVKLPEDSRDEGPTTPKFEDERWKKGTWDLNMFVENGRVDWDGIIVAAKRLWEALLVSCTIWSCHVVEARRRRFLELFPEAATNQEPVLFRSSIIPWWAWIRRSHLPEAELINGRAAMIGFFMAYLVDALTGLDVVGQTGNFVCKAGLLVTVIGVVLFRRRRDLETLSKLAEEATYYDKQWQASWESDGTAEKKP from the exons ATGGACAGATCGAAGCATGTCGAGGTTAAATTACCAGAGGACAGCAGGGATGAAGGTCCCACCACCCCGAAGTTCGAGGATGAGCGGTGGAAGAAGGGAACTTGGGACCTTAACATGTTCGTGGAGAATGGAAGGGTGGATTGGGATGGCATAATCGTTGCAGCTAAGAGACTCTGGGAGGCT TTATTAGTCTCTTGTACCATTTGGTCATGTCATGTCGTAGAAGCAAGGAGGAGAAGGTTTCTCGAGCTGTTCCCGGAAGCAGCAACAAACCAAGAACCAGTTCTCTTCCGAAGCTCGATAATCCCTTGGTGGGCATGGATCCGTAGGTCCCACCTCCCCGAAGCCGAGCTCATAAATG GTCGAGCAGCGATGATAGGCTTCTTCATGGCGTACTTGGTGGATGCATTAACAGGCCTCGATGTCGTGGGCCAAACAGGGAATTTCGTGTGCAAGGCAGGGCTGTTGGTGACGGTAATTGGGGTGGTGCTGTTCAGGAGAAGGCGGGATTTGGAAACTTTGAGTAAGCTGGCCGAGGAGGCGACATACTATGACAAGCAGTGGCAAGCATCCTGGGAATCGGATGGGACAGCAGAAAAAAAGCCGTAG